Proteins encoded within one genomic window of Acidimicrobiales bacterium:
- a CDS encoding CBS domain-containing protein yields the protein MKISEVMTSPAITIGPSMPFSDIVDTLLHNDVSGLPVVDESGALLGVVTEADLMSNEAYGPARRRPLALIGAYLSGHDPQWVRKAAGLTARELMTAAPMTASPDETVVSAAQRMLLSHRKRMPVVQDGRVVGIVTRHDLLKPFHRTDDDLATEVSERFTSPLQSPEHHHARVSVAGGVVTLDGEADTPMDVALLAAVASKVEGVVAVENHLRALHADPKL from the coding sequence GTGAAGATCAGCGAAGTCATGACGAGTCCGGCCATCACCATCGGGCCGAGTATGCCGTTCTCCGACATCGTCGACACCCTGCTGCACAACGACGTGAGCGGGCTGCCGGTGGTCGACGAGTCCGGGGCTCTCCTGGGCGTCGTCACCGAGGCCGACCTCATGAGCAACGAGGCTTATGGGCCGGCCCGGCGCCGCCCGCTGGCGCTGATCGGCGCGTATCTGAGCGGCCACGATCCCCAGTGGGTTCGCAAAGCGGCGGGCCTGACGGCGCGGGAACTCATGACCGCCGCGCCGATGACGGCGTCGCCCGACGAGACAGTGGTGTCCGCGGCTCAGCGCATGCTGCTGTCGCACCGCAAGCGCATGCCGGTCGTGCAAGACGGCCGCGTCGTGGGCATCGTCACGCGCCACGACTTGCTCAAGCCATTTCACCGGACCGACGACGACCTCGCCACCGAAGTCAGTGAACGGTTCACCAGCCCGCTCCAGTCGCCCGAGCATCATCACGCGCGCGTCTCGGTCGCCGGCGGCGTCGTCACGCTCGACGGCGAGGCCGACACTCCGATGGACGTGGCGCTTCTGGCAGCGGTCGCGTCGAAGGTCGAAGGGGTCGTCGCCGTCGAGAACCACCTCCGGGCGCTGCACGCCGACCCGAAGCTGTGA